The following coding sequences lie in one Catalinimonas alkaloidigena genomic window:
- a CDS encoding sugar phosphate isomerase/epimerase family protein: MQNNRRRFLKQAAQASLGLGALASLPLSSFSMARPQELFFDISLAEWSLHKALFAGKMTNLDFPAKAKQSFDISAVEYVSVFFDKKEKEQSYLRDLKKRCDDLGVRSVLIMVDREGYLADRDKAKRMEAVQNHHKWVDAAKFLGCHSIRVNAHGEGTADEVKQAAVEGLGTLAEYGAKNGINIIVENHGGYSSNGAWLADVMKQVNNPNCGTLPDFGNFRLSETEEYDKYKGVKEMMPYAKGVSAKAYEFDANGNEPKIDFRKMMQLVKDAGYTGYVGIEYEGSQLSEEAGIRATKQLLEKVGAELS; the protein is encoded by the coding sequence ATGCAAAACAACCGCCGTCGCTTTCTGAAACAGGCCGCTCAGGCATCGCTCGGATTGGGCGCCCTCGCTTCGCTGCCCCTTTCTTCTTTTTCTATGGCTCGTCCGCAGGAACTTTTCTTCGACATTTCCCTGGCCGAATGGTCGCTGCACAAGGCGCTGTTCGCCGGAAAAATGACCAACCTCGACTTTCCGGCCAAGGCCAAACAGTCGTTCGACATCAGTGCCGTAGAGTACGTCAGCGTCTTTTTCGACAAGAAAGAGAAGGAGCAATCGTACCTGCGCGACCTGAAAAAGCGGTGCGATGACCTCGGGGTGCGCAGCGTGCTGATTATGGTCGACCGTGAAGGCTATCTGGCTGACCGTGACAAAGCCAAACGGATGGAAGCGGTGCAGAACCACCACAAGTGGGTCGATGCCGCCAAGTTTCTGGGCTGTCATTCGATTCGGGTCAATGCCCACGGCGAAGGCACCGCCGACGAAGTAAAGCAGGCGGCCGTGGAAGGCCTCGGGACGCTCGCGGAATACGGCGCGAAAAACGGCATCAACATCATCGTGGAAAACCACGGCGGCTATTCGTCGAACGGGGCGTGGCTGGCCGACGTGATGAAACAGGTCAACAACCCGAACTGTGGCACCCTGCCCGACTTCGGCAACTTCCGCCTGAGCGAGACCGAAGAGTACGACAAGTACAAGGGCGTGAAGGAGATGATGCCCTACGCGAAAGGCGTCAGCGCCAAAGCGTATGAGTTCGACGCAAACGGCAACGAACCAAAAATAGACTTCCGGAAGATGATGCAGCTCGTAAAAGACGCGGGTTATACCGGCTACGTCGGCATCGAATACGAAGGGAGCCAGCTGTCTGAAGAGGCGGGCATCCGGGCTACCAAGCAGTTGCTGGAAAAGGTCGGCGCGGAACTGAGCTAA